A genomic region of Zea mays cultivar B73 chromosome 6, Zm-B73-REFERENCE-NAM-5.0, whole genome shotgun sequence contains the following coding sequences:
- the LOC100381857 gene encoding uncharacterized LOC100381857, with protein sequence MEVIAKPNLPAEEDIAADDSAMEVTAKSNVAAADGVSKPNVSAEDTASKSNVAATVAVAPTLLETAIAAGNDQCDTSNSNGENLQQQAVENVLVSTTMLAEDTVTPAAAAGLKPARRFTRSLLKNNKPDKEESASCESQATPDGSKDASVGFTLLLEKPQRRFTRSLLKTKVESSLVGSDDVLDSASDSPPSVKKMEMKMSKKVACLTKHPGNIRELLNTGMLEGMPVMYIIPHSKKAVLKGVITGCNIRCFCLSCNGAKAISAYYFEQHAGSTKKHPADYIYLGNGNSLRDVLRASDRSPLEALEETIRSSIDPVVKRSRINCLNCNELVLPSSHENVLCQVCLESKQPQDPLTASYTCNGSSSLSRSSKEALLRNISSGKKGGSAGKVTNKDNRLHKLVFNVLLDGTEVAYYVDGQRKVDGYIKDHRIYCNHCNRVVSPSAFEAHAGEGSRRKPYDNIFTSNGVSLHELAMKISKDMELSERETDDLCRECGQGGDIFPCKICPRSFHPACVGLSKVPAEWYCDSCRNLVQKEKALAKNKNAKAAGRQAGVDSIEQIMKRAIRIVPISDDLGGCALCKQKDFNNAVFDERTVILCDQCEKEYHVGCLQSQWQVELKELPEEEWFCCSSCSETRSSLDKIISDGAQLLADPDLEIIKKKHETRGLCMDTSKDLKWQLLSGKRATEDGSILLSAAVPIFHQSFDPIREALTGRDLIPEMVNGRGPKEGMPGQDYSGMYCALLTVGSTVVSAALLRVMGGDVAELPLVATSQDVQGLGYFQALFSCIERVLVSLKIKHFVLPAAHEAEGIWMNKFGFSRISPEELEAYLNGAHLTIFHGTSYMYKAVPVS encoded by the exons ATGGAAGTGATTGCAAAGCCGAATCTGCCCGCAGAAGAGGATATTGCAGCAGATGACTCGGCAATGGAAGTGACTGCAAAGTCGAATGTGGCTGCAGCGGATGGTGTATCAAAGCCGAATGTTTCCGCAGAGGATACTGCATCAAAGTCAAATGTGGCCGCTACTGTAGCAGTAGCACCAACTCTGTTGGAAACTGCCATTGCAGCTGGAAATGACCAGTGTGATACCTCAAACTCAAATGGAGAAAATCTACAGCAGCAAGCCGTGGAAAATGTATTAGTCTCCACCACTATGTTAGCTGAGGACACTGTCACACCTGCAGCTGCTGCCGGGCTCAAGCCTGCAAGGCGCTTCACTCGATCGTTGCTCAAGAATAATAAACCAGATAAAGAAGAGTCTGCATCTTGTGAAAGTCAGGCAACACCAGATGGTAGCAAGGATGCCTCAGTTGGTTTTACTttgctcctggagaagcctcagaGAAGGTTCACAAGGTCGTTGCTCAAGACAAAGGTTGAGAGCAGTTTGGTTGGATCTGATGATGTGCTGGACAGTGCATCTGATTCCCCTCCATCAGTGAAGAAGATGGAGATGAAGATGTCAAAGAAAGTTGCATGTCTCACGAAGCACCCTGGAAACATTAGAGAGCTGCTCAACACAGGCATGCTTGAGGGGATGCCAGTTATGTACATCATTCCTCATAGCAAG AAGGCTGTCCTAAAAGGAGTGATTACTGGTTGCAATATACGTTGCTTTTGCCTGTCCTGTAATGGCGCCAAG GCCATTTCAGCTTATTACTTTGAACAACATGCTGGAAGCACCAAAAAACACCCTGCTGATTACATTTACTTAGGGAATGGCAATAGTTTGCGTGACGTGCTACGTGCATCTGACAGATCTCCCTTGGAGGCTCTGGAAGAAACGATTCGTTCCTCCATTGATCCAGTAGTTAAAAGGAGCCGCATTAATTGTCTGAATTGCAATG AGCTTGTTCTTCCGTCATCACATGAAAATGTACTGTGTCAAGTTTGCCTCGAGTCAAAGCAACCTCAAGATCCTCTTACTGCATCGTATACATGTAATGGCAGTTCGAG TCTGAGTCGAAGTTCCAAGGAGGCTTTGCTAAGGAACATATCATCAGGCAAGAAGGGTGGGAGTGCCGGCAAAGTAACAAACAA GGATAACAGACTACACAAATTGGTCTTTAATGTTCTGCTTGATGgcacagaagtagcttactatgtTGATGGGCAG AGAAAGGTTGATGGGTATATCAAGGATCATAGAATCTACTGTAATCACTGCAACAGAGTG GTTAGCCCATCAGCATTTGAAGCTCATGCAGGTGAGGGATCAAGGCGCAAACC GTATGATAACATATTCACATCAAACGGAGTATCATTGCATGAGCTGGCGATGAAAATATCAAAGGATATGGAACTGTCAGAACGCGAGACAGATGATCTGTGCAGAGAATGTGGTCAGGGGGGAGACATTTTCCCGTGCAAAATCTGTCCAAGGTCATTTCATCCAG CTTGCGTTGGACTGTCTAAAGTCCCCGCAGAATGGTATTGTGATAGTTGTCGCAATCTTGtgcaaaaagaaaaggctttagcAAAGAACAAAAATGCTAAAGCTGCTGGGAGGCAAGCTGGAGTTGATTCCATTGAACAGATAATGAAGAGAGCTATACGAATTGTCCCCATCTCTGATGATCTTGGAGGCTGTGCTCTGTGCAA ACAGAAAGATTTCAACAATGCTGTGTTTGATGAGCGCACTGTGATACTCTGTGACCAA TGTGAGAAAGAGTATCATGTAGGATGCTTGCAGAGTCAATGGCAAGTAGAACTAAAG GAATTGCCCGAGGAGGAGTGGTTCTGTTGCAGTAGTTGCTCTGAGACACGATCATCATTGGACAAGATAATCTCCGATGGAGCTCAACTGTTGGCGGACCCAGATCTTGAAATCATAAAGAAGAAACATGAGACACGAGGTTTATGCATGGACACCAGTAAAGATCTCAAATGGCAATTACTTTCTGGTAAAAGGGCTACTGAAGACGGAAGCATATTGCTCTCTGCTGCAGTGCCAATTTTTCAT CAATCTTTTGATCCAATCCGTGAAGCTCTCACTGGTAGAGATCTGATTCCTGAGATGGTTAACGG GAGGGGACCTAAGGAGGGAATGCCCGGGCAAGATTACAGTGGAATGTACTGCGCACTGTTAACTGTGGG CTCTACCGTGGTGTCAGCAGCACTTTTGCGTGTGATGGGAGGTGATGTGGCCGAGCTGCCACTAGTTGCTACAAGCCAGGATGTTCAAGGGCTG GGCTACTTCCAAGCCTTGTTCTCGTGCATAGAGAGGGTGCTAGTCTCACTGAAGATCAAGCACTTTGTGCTTCCAGCTGCACATGAAGCTGAAGGGATCTGGATGAACAAATTTGGCTTCTCTAGAATCTCTCCCGAAGAG CTGGAAGCTTATCTTAATGGGGCGCACTTGACTATATTCCATGGAACGTCATACATGTACAAGGCTGTTCCAGTGTCATAA